One window of the Microvirga mediterraneensis genome contains the following:
- a CDS encoding tripartite tricarboxylate transporter TctB family protein, translating into MTTFPKRRLDVAGLVIALILIGLAGLVWWDMTKLQILSPYDLGPKVMPIVISGGLTLLAIGNGIGALRGDLPSRDSLDWKPIILILGGLACLIALVAVGGGFMIGTAILFATTSAAFGRRAFLTDLLIGAVIAVFIYLLFGKLLTLSLPAGPLEHLF; encoded by the coding sequence ATGACCACATTCCCTAAGCGGCGTCTCGACGTGGCAGGCCTCGTCATCGCGCTCATTCTCATCGGCCTGGCCGGTCTCGTCTGGTGGGACATGACCAAGCTCCAGATCCTTTCCCCCTACGATCTCGGCCCCAAAGTCATGCCCATCGTCATCTCGGGCGGCCTGACGCTTCTCGCCATCGGCAACGGCATCGGCGCCCTGCGCGGCGATCTTCCGTCCCGCGACAGCCTCGACTGGAAGCCGATCATCCTCATCCTCGGCGGCCTCGCCTGCCTGATTGCCCTGGTCGCCGTCGGCGGCGGCTTCATGATCGGCACGGCCATCCTGTTCGCCACCACATCGGCCGCCTTCGGGCGCCGGGCATTCCTGACCGATCTGCTGATCGGCGCCGTGATCGCTGTCTTCATTTACCTGCTCTTCGGCAAGCTCCTGACCCTGTCCCTGCCGGCAGGGCCGCTCGAGCACCTGTTCTGA
- a CDS encoding NAD+ synthase, which translates to MTAQYTLKIALAQLNPVVGDVAGNEEKARAARAEAARLGADIVMFAEQFLAGYPAEDLVLKPAFQDACRAALERLARETADGGPGMLIGLPWREEGELYNAYALLDGGSISVRFKVDLPNYGVFDEKRNFAAGPLPGPVNFRGIRLGLPICEDIWTGDVVECLAETGAEMLLVPNGSPYWRGKTEERFNIAAARVTESGLPLVYLNQVGGQDELVFDGASFVLNADCSLACQLPANEETVALTTWVKGEEGWTCREAPMVTVEEGEEADYAACVLGLRDYVEKNGFPGVVLGLSGGIDSAICAAMAVDALGPERVHCVMLPYRYTSGESLKDAESCAQMLGVRYDILPIAAPVEGFETALEPIFAGRERDITEENLQSRARGTILMAISNKFGAMVVTTGNKSEMSVGYATIYGDMNGGFNPIKDLYKMEVYRLAALRNRWKPKGALGPDGIVIPENILTKAPTAELRENQKDQDSLPPYVDLDEILRGLVEEELRVSDIVAKGYDMETVKKVERLLYIAEYKRRQAAPGVKVTRRNFGRDRRYPIVNRYRDQGLEAHRKDEALERAIGRPRVGSMDV; encoded by the coding sequence ATGACCGCTCAGTACACGCTCAAGATCGCGCTCGCGCAGCTCAATCCCGTCGTCGGCGACGTGGCCGGCAATGAGGAGAAGGCGAGGGCTGCCCGCGCGGAGGCGGCCCGCCTCGGGGCCGACATCGTGATGTTCGCCGAGCAATTCCTCGCGGGCTATCCCGCCGAGGACCTCGTGCTGAAGCCCGCTTTCCAGGATGCCTGCCGCGCCGCCCTCGAACGGCTCGCCCGTGAGACGGCGGATGGCGGTCCCGGCATGCTCATCGGCCTCCCGTGGCGGGAGGAGGGCGAGCTTTACAACGCCTATGCACTCCTCGATGGCGGCTCGATCTCGGTGCGCTTCAAGGTCGACCTGCCGAATTACGGCGTCTTCGACGAGAAGCGCAATTTCGCCGCCGGACCTCTGCCCGGGCCCGTGAACTTCCGCGGCATCCGTCTGGGCCTCCCGATCTGCGAGGACATCTGGACGGGCGATGTGGTGGAATGCCTCGCCGAGACGGGCGCTGAGATGCTCCTCGTGCCGAACGGCTCGCCCTATTGGCGCGGCAAGACCGAGGAGCGCTTCAACATCGCGGCCGCCCGCGTGACCGAGAGCGGGCTTCCGCTCGTCTACCTGAACCAGGTCGGCGGCCAGGACGAGCTGGTCTTCGACGGCGCGTCCTTCGTGCTCAACGCGGATTGCTCGCTCGCCTGCCAGCTGCCCGCCAACGAGGAGACCGTGGCGCTCACCACCTGGGTGAAAGGCGAGGAAGGCTGGACTTGCCGCGAGGCACCCATGGTCACCGTTGAGGAAGGCGAGGAGGCCGATTACGCCGCCTGCGTCCTGGGGCTTCGCGACTACGTGGAGAAGAACGGCTTCCCGGGCGTGGTGCTGGGCCTGTCCGGCGGCATCGATTCCGCTATCTGCGCCGCCATGGCGGTGGATGCGCTCGGGCCTGAGCGGGTGCATTGCGTGATGCTGCCCTACCGCTACACCTCGGGCGAGTCCCTGAAGGATGCGGAATCCTGCGCGCAGATGCTCGGCGTCCGCTACGACATCCTGCCGATCGCCGCCCCGGTCGAAGGGTTCGAGACCGCCCTGGAGCCGATCTTCGCCGGCCGGGAGCGAGACATCACGGAGGAAAACCTCCAGAGCCGCGCCCGGGGCACCATCCTCATGGCGATCTCGAACAAATTCGGCGCCATGGTGGTGACGACCGGCAACAAATCGGAAATGTCGGTGGGATACGCCACGATCTACGGCGACATGAACGGCGGGTTCAACCCGATCAAGGACCTCTACAAGATGGAGGTCTACCGCCTGGCGGCCCTGCGCAACCGCTGGAAGCCCAAGGGGGCGCTCGGGCCGGACGGGATCGTCATCCCCGAGAACATCCTGACCAAGGCGCCCACGGCCGAACTGCGCGAGAACCAGAAGGACCAGGATTCGCTCCCGCCCTATGTGGATCTCGACGAGATCCTGCGCGGCCTCGTGGAAGAGGAGCTGCGCGTCTCCGACATCGTGGCGAAGGGTTACGACATGGAAACCGTCAAGAAGGTCGAGCGCCTGCTCTACATTGCCGAATACAAGCGCCGCCAGGCGGCGCCCGGCGTGAAGGTCACGCGCCGGAATTTCGGCCGCGACCGCCGCTACCCCATCGTCAACCGCTATCGCGACCAAGGCTTAGAGGCGCACCGAAAGGACGAGGCCCTGGAGCGCGCCATCGGCAGGCCGCGTGTGGGCTCGATGGACGTTTAG
- a CDS encoding class II 3-deoxy-7-phosphoheptulonate synthase, with the protein MTERWTPDSWRNKPIQQVPAYPDLEALESVEQQLAGFPPLVFAGEARKLKRTLGKVAKGEAFLLQGGDCAESFAEHSADNIRDFFRLFLQMSVVLTYAGGSPVVKVGRAAGQFAKPRSAPTETIDGVELPSYRGDIISDIAFTPEARTPDPRRQLMAYRQSAATLNLIRAFATGGYANLENAHRWMLGFVKDSPQSSRYSELAERITESLNFMRAIGIDPETHPEMRSTDFYTSHEALLLGYEEAMTRVDSTTGDWYATSGHMLWIGDRTRQLDHAHVEYMRGIKNPIGLKCGPSLSADGLLKLIDMLNPEDEAGRLTLICRFGADKVGDHLPGLIRAVQREGRTVVWSCDPMHGNTIKAASGYKTRPFERVMGEVQDFFAIHQAEGTHAGGIHLEMTGKNVTECTGGARALTDADLRDRYHTYCDPRLNAEQALEIAFLTSELIKRERQSREQPAALAAE; encoded by the coding sequence ATGACCGAGCGGTGGACGCCCGATAGCTGGAGAAACAAGCCAATCCAGCAGGTTCCGGCCTATCCGGACCTTGAGGCGCTTGAGAGCGTCGAGCAGCAGCTCGCCGGCTTTCCCCCGCTCGTCTTTGCGGGCGAGGCGCGGAAGCTGAAGCGGACGCTGGGCAAGGTCGCCAAGGGCGAGGCCTTCCTGCTCCAGGGCGGCGACTGCGCCGAGAGCTTCGCCGAACATTCGGCGGACAACATCCGCGATTTCTTCCGCCTGTTCCTCCAGATGTCCGTGGTCCTGACCTATGCGGGCGGCTCGCCCGTGGTGAAGGTCGGCCGCGCCGCCGGACAGTTCGCCAAGCCGCGCTCGGCTCCGACGGAGACCATCGACGGAGTGGAGCTGCCGAGCTACCGGGGCGACATCATCAGCGACATCGCCTTCACGCCGGAAGCCCGTACGCCGGATCCGCGCCGCCAGCTCATGGCCTACCGCCAGTCGGCCGCGACGCTCAACCTGATCCGCGCCTTCGCGACCGGCGGCTATGCCAATCTCGAGAACGCCCATCGCTGGATGCTCGGCTTCGTGAAGGATTCGCCGCAATCCTCCCGCTACAGCGAGCTTGCGGAGCGCATCACCGAGAGCCTGAACTTCATGCGGGCGATCGGCATCGATCCCGAAACGCATCCCGAGATGCGCTCGACGGATTTCTACACCAGCCACGAGGCGCTGCTGCTCGGCTACGAGGAGGCCATGACCCGCGTCGATTCCACGACCGGCGACTGGTATGCCACGTCCGGCCACATGCTCTGGATCGGCGACCGCACGCGCCAGCTCGACCATGCCCATGTGGAATACATGCGCGGCATCAAGAACCCGATCGGGCTCAAATGCGGCCCGTCGCTCTCGGCCGATGGGCTGCTCAAGCTCATCGACATGCTCAACCCGGAGGACGAGGCCGGCCGCCTGACCCTGATCTGCCGCTTCGGCGCCGACAAGGTGGGCGACCACCTGCCGGGCCTGATCCGCGCGGTGCAGCGGGAAGGGCGCACGGTCGTATGGTCCTGCGATCCGATGCACGGCAACACCATCAAGGCGGCCTCGGGCTACAAGACCCGGCCGTTCGAGCGGGTCATGGGCGAGGTGCAGGACTTCTTCGCCATCCATCAGGCGGAAGGCACCCATGCGGGCGGCATCCACCTGGAGATGACCGGCAAGAACGTGACGGAATGCACGGGCGGCGCCCGCGCGCTCACCGATGCGGACCTGCGAGACCGCTACCACACCTATTGCGACCCGCGCCTCAATGCCGAGCAGGCGCTCGAAATCGCCTTCCTGACCTCGGAGCTCATCAAACGGGAGCGCCAGTCAAGGGAACAACCGGCCGCCCTCGCGGCGGAGTGA
- the gltX gene encoding glutamate--tRNA ligase codes for MSKPIVRFAPSPTGHIHIGNTRVALLNALYARREGGTFILRFDDTDVARSKQEYADSIEADLNWLGIPPDVVVRQSDRFDLYDAAAERLKAVGRLYPCYETQEELEFRRKRQLARGLPPIYDRAALKLTDEDRAKLEQEGRRPHWRFRLEPTNVAWDDLVRGHCHVDCSSLSDPVLVREDGTYLYTLPSVVDDIELKITHVIRGEDHVTNTAVQIQIFEALGTAAPTFAHHSLLITASGEGLSKRLGHLSIKGLRDAGLEPQAVASLAVLVGSAEAVRPVADLDELARLIDFSHISRAPAKFDESELEHLNARLIHEMPYGAARERLAGLDADAGEAFWLAVRGNLTKVRDAADWARVVRGPVKPVIEDKAFIEAAMAVLPEAPWDQATWKAWTEAVKAATGVKGKALFMPLRQALTGLDHGPELGALLPLIGPERAKARLSGQAA; via the coding sequence ATGTCCAAGCCCATCGTTCGCTTCGCCCCGTCCCCGACCGGGCACATCCATATCGGCAACACCCGCGTCGCCCTGCTCAACGCGCTCTATGCGCGGCGCGAGGGCGGCACCTTCATCCTGCGCTTCGACGATACGGATGTGGCGCGGTCGAAGCAGGAATACGCGGATTCGATTGAGGCCGATCTGAACTGGCTGGGCATCCCGCCCGACGTGGTCGTCCGTCAGTCGGACCGGTTCGATCTCTATGACGCCGCCGCCGAGAGGCTGAAGGCGGTCGGGCGGCTTTATCCGTGCTACGAGACCCAGGAAGAGCTGGAATTCCGCCGCAAGCGCCAGCTCGCCCGTGGCCTGCCGCCGATCTACGACCGGGCGGCCCTCAAACTCACGGACGAGGACCGGGCCAAGCTCGAACAGGAAGGGCGCAGGCCCCATTGGCGCTTCCGCCTCGAGCCCACCAATGTCGCCTGGGACGATCTCGTGCGTGGCCATTGCCACGTGGATTGCAGCTCGCTGTCCGATCCGGTTCTGGTGCGCGAGGACGGGACCTATCTCTACACGCTGCCCTCCGTGGTCGACGACATCGAGCTGAAGATCACCCATGTGATCCGCGGCGAGGACCATGTCACCAACACGGCCGTGCAGATCCAGATCTTCGAGGCCTTGGGCACCGCCGCTCCCACCTTCGCCCATCACAGCCTACTGATCACGGCGAGCGGGGAGGGCCTGTCCAAGCGCCTCGGCCATCTCTCGATCAAGGGCCTTCGCGATGCTGGCCTCGAGCCGCAGGCGGTGGCTTCGCTCGCCGTCCTCGTCGGTTCGGCGGAGGCCGTGCGGCCGGTGGCCGATCTCGACGAGCTTGCCCGCCTGATCGACTTCTCCCACATTTCCCGTGCGCCCGCGAAATTCGACGAGAGCGAACTGGAGCACCTGAACGCCCGCCTGATCCACGAGATGCCCTATGGGGCGGCTCGCGAGCGGCTGGCCGGGCTCGATGCGGATGCGGGCGAGGCCTTCTGGCTCGCCGTGCGCGGCAACCTGACGAAGGTCCGGGATGCCGCCGACTGGGCCAGGGTCGTGCGCGGCCCGGTGAAACCGGTCATCGAGGACAAGGCCTTCATCGAGGCGGCCATGGCCGTTCTGCCGGAGGCACCCTGGGATCAGGCGACCTGGAAGGCCTGGACCGAGGCCGTGAAGGCCGCCACCGGGGTAAAGGGCAAGGCCCTGTTCATGCCCTTGCGGCAGGCGCTCACCGGGCTCGATCATGGCCCGGAACTGGGCGCGCTGCTGCCGCTGATCGGGCCTGAGCGGGCGAAGGCGCGCCTGTCCGGACAGGCGGCTTAG
- a CDS encoding ABC transporter permease, with translation MNLYGIKAIYLFEMARTWRTMMQSIASPVISTSLYFIVFGSAIGSRMANIDGVSYGAFIVPGLIMLSILTESISNASFGIYMPKFSGTIYELLSAPISAVETVIGYVGAAATKSVIIGTIILITARLFVDFSIEHPVWMIAFLVLTSVTFSLFGFIIGVWADSFQKLQVVPLMIVTPLAFLGGSFYSINMLPPFWQTVALFNPVVYLVSGFRWSFYGVADVGVGLSLAMTMVFMLICLSAVWWIFRTGYKIKA, from the coding sequence ATGAATCTCTACGGTATCAAGGCCATCTATCTCTTCGAGATGGCCCGCACCTGGCGCACGATGATGCAGAGCATCGCCTCGCCGGTGATCTCGACCTCGCTCTATTTCATCGTCTTCGGCTCCGCCATCGGCTCGCGCATGGCCAATATCGATGGCGTGAGCTACGGCGCCTTCATCGTGCCGGGGCTGATCATGCTCTCCATCCTGACGGAGAGCATCTCGAACGCTTCGTTCGGCATCTACATGCCGAAATTCTCCGGCACCATCTACGAACTCCTCTCGGCTCCGATCTCGGCCGTGGAAACGGTGATCGGCTATGTGGGGGCGGCGGCCACCAAATCGGTGATCATCGGCACCATCATCCTGATCACGGCACGTCTCTTCGTGGATTTCTCCATCGAGCATCCCGTCTGGATGATCGCCTTCCTGGTGCTGACCTCCGTCACCTTCAGCCTCTTCGGCTTCATCATCGGCGTCTGGGCCGACAGCTTCCAGAAGCTGCAGGTCGTCCCGCTGATGATCGTGACGCCCTTGGCCTTCCTCGGCGGCAGCTTCTATTCCATCAACATGCTGCCGCCCTTCTGGCAGACGGTCGCCCTGTTCAATCCGGTGGTCTATCTGGTGAGCGGCTTCCGCTGGAGCTTCTACGGCGTCGCCGACGTGGGCGTGGGCTTGAGCCTCGCCATGACTATGGTCTTCATGCTGATCTGCCTCAGCGCCGTCTGGTGGATCTTCCGGACGGGGTACAAGATCAAAGCTTAG
- a CDS encoding Bug family tripartite tricarboxylate transporter substrate binding protein → MSHFRKGLWRSALAAAAVAGFVTSAAAQMELKIMAPAAPGGGWDQTARSMQQALTQAGIAKSVQVANVPGAGGSIGIAQLVNNSKGDGNQLMVMGYVMVGALLTNKSPVTLDQTTPIARLTAEYEAIVVPASSPIKSVKELADAIKADPAKVTWAGGSAGGVDHIAAALFAKAAGADPTKINYIPFSGGGEALAAILGGKVTAGISGYGEFESQVKAGKLRLIGLTTPADKATADMPSIKAQGLDLEIANWRAVVAPPGISAEQKKALTDAMDKMAKSKEWQEILKAKGWEDSYVSGDAFAKILADEQVRTKEVLTAVGLVKS, encoded by the coding sequence ATGAGCCATTTTCGTAAAGGTCTTTGGCGCAGCGCTCTCGCTGCGGCGGCCGTTGCAGGATTCGTGACATCGGCGGCAGCTCAGATGGAGCTCAAGATCATGGCTCCGGCGGCACCCGGCGGCGGCTGGGACCAGACGGCCCGCTCCATGCAGCAGGCCCTGACCCAGGCCGGCATCGCCAAGAGCGTGCAGGTCGCCAACGTGCCGGGCGCCGGCGGCTCCATCGGCATCGCCCAGCTCGTCAACAATTCAAAGGGCGACGGCAACCAGCTCATGGTCATGGGCTACGTGATGGTGGGCGCTCTTCTCACCAATAAGTCGCCGGTCACCCTCGACCAGACGACGCCCATCGCCCGCCTGACGGCGGAATACGAAGCGATCGTGGTTCCGGCCAGCTCGCCGATCAAGTCCGTCAAGGAACTCGCGGATGCCATCAAGGCCGATCCGGCCAAGGTGACCTGGGCTGGCGGCTCGGCCGGCGGCGTCGATCACATCGCCGCGGCTCTCTTCGCCAAGGCGGCCGGCGCCGACCCGACCAAGATCAACTACATCCCCTTCTCCGGCGGCGGCGAGGCTCTCGCGGCCATCCTCGGCGGCAAGGTGACGGCCGGCATCTCCGGCTATGGCGAGTTCGAGAGCCAGGTGAAGGCCGGCAAGCTGCGCCTCATCGGCCTGACCACACCGGCTGACAAGGCCACCGCCGACATGCCGTCGATCAAGGCGCAGGGCCTCGACCTCGAGATCGCCAACTGGCGCGCCGTCGTCGCACCTCCCGGCATCTCCGCCGAGCAGAAGAAGGCTCTGACGGATGCCATGGACAAGATGGCGAAGTCCAAGGAGTGGCAGGAGATCCTGAAGGCCAAGGGTTGGGAGGACTCCTACGTGTCCGGCGATGCTTTCGCCAAGATCCTTGCCGACGAGCAGGTCCGCACGAAGGAAGTGCTCACGGCCGTGGGGCTGGTGAAGTCTTAA
- a CDS encoding tripartite tricarboxylate transporter permease, protein MEAFTSLASGLSVAIQPMNLLFALIGVLLGTAVGVLPGIGPALTVALLLPITFKLDPAGSIIMFAGIYYGGMYGGSTTAILINTPGESASMATALEGNLMAKAGRGGPALATSAIGSFVAGTIATLGLTLLAPYLVEVAVSFGPEDYFALMCVAFVTVSATFGDSPVRGLTSLFIGLLLGLVGIDILSGQSRLSFGIPELYDNIEVTTLAVGLFAVGEALYVASRRHIHEEKLEAVRGSLWMTKEDWKRSWKPWLRGTLYGFPIGALPAGGAEIPTFLSYATEKRLTKYPEDFGKGAIEGVAGPEAANNASAAGTLVPLLTLGLPTSATAAMMLAGFQQYGLNPGPLLFAEQPNLVWGLIASLFIANAMLLVLNLPLVGLWVKLLAIPQPWLYAGILVFATMGTIAANPSPVELIMLTVFGVLGFLMRRFDFPIAPVVVGLILGPIAESQLRRALSISLGDPMVLLQSPISATLLGIALIALILPFVLKGMGRFKAVED, encoded by the coding sequence ATGGAAGCCTTCACCTCCCTCGCCAGCGGCCTGTCCGTCGCCATCCAGCCGATGAACCTGCTGTTCGCGCTCATCGGCGTGCTTCTCGGCACGGCCGTCGGCGTCCTGCCCGGCATCGGCCCGGCGCTCACCGTGGCGCTGCTCCTGCCGATCACCTTCAAGCTCGATCCGGCCGGCTCCATCATCATGTTCGCCGGCATCTATTACGGCGGCATGTATGGCGGCTCGACCACCGCCATCCTGATCAACACGCCCGGTGAAAGCGCCTCCATGGCCACCGCCCTGGAGGGCAATCTGATGGCCAAGGCGGGCCGCGGCGGCCCGGCGCTCGCCACCTCCGCCATCGGCTCCTTCGTGGCCGGCACCATCGCGACGCTCGGCCTGACGCTGCTCGCCCCCTACCTCGTGGAAGTCGCCGTGAGCTTCGGGCCGGAGGATTACTTCGCCCTCATGTGCGTGGCCTTCGTGACCGTCTCGGCCACGTTCGGCGATTCCCCCGTACGGGGCCTGACGAGCCTGTTCATCGGCCTGCTGCTCGGCCTCGTGGGCATCGACATCCTGTCGGGACAATCCCGCCTCAGCTTCGGTATCCCGGAACTCTACGACAACATCGAGGTCACGACGCTTGCCGTCGGTCTCTTCGCGGTCGGCGAGGCGCTCTACGTGGCGTCCCGGCGCCATATCCACGAAGAGAAGCTCGAGGCCGTTCGCGGCTCGCTGTGGATGACCAAGGAGGACTGGAAGCGCTCCTGGAAGCCGTGGCTGCGCGGCACGCTCTACGGCTTCCCGATCGGGGCTCTGCCGGCCGGCGGCGCGGAGATCCCGACCTTCCTGTCCTATGCGACCGAGAAGCGCCTGACCAAGTACCCGGAGGATTTCGGCAAGGGCGCCATCGAGGGCGTCGCCGGGCCGGAGGCCGCCAACAATGCGTCCGCCGCCGGCACCCTCGTGCCGCTGCTGACGCTCGGCCTGCCGACCTCGGCGACCGCCGCCATGATGCTGGCGGGCTTCCAGCAATACGGCCTCAACCCCGGCCCCCTGCTCTTCGCCGAGCAGCCGAACCTCGTCTGGGGCCTGATCGCCAGCCTGTTCATCGCCAACGCCATGCTGCTGGTGCTGAACCTGCCGCTGGTCGGCCTCTGGGTGAAGCTGCTCGCGATCCCGCAGCCCTGGCTCTATGCCGGCATCCTGGTCTTCGCCACCATGGGCACCATCGCGGCCAATCCCTCGCCGGTGGAGCTCATCATGCTGACGGTGTTCGGCGTGCTCGGCTTCCTGATGCGCCGGTTCGACTTCCCGATCGCCCCGGTGGTCGTCGGCCTGATCCTCGGTCCGATCGCGGAAAGCCAGTTGCGGCGGGCGCTCTCGATCAGCCTGGGCGACCCGATGGTGCTGTTGCAGAGCCCGATCTCGGCCACGCTCCTCGGCATTGCCCTGATCGCCCTGATCCTGCCCTTCGTCCTGAAAGGCATGGGACGCTTCAAGGCCGTCGAGGACTGA
- the gor gene encoding glutathione-disulfide reductase — translation MSSFDVDLFVIGGGSGGVRAARIAAGYGAKVMLAEEYRVGGTCVIRGCVPKKLMVYASRFADDFHDAEGFGWSVGETRFDWATLIRNKDREIDRLEGIYRANLERAGVEVVDSRAVIEDAHTVHLLKTGERVRARTILVAVGAHPTLEPVIPGGELGITSNEVFDLESMPKRILVVGGGYIAVEFAGVFAGLGSEVTLLHRGDKLLRGFDEDVRDALGEAYAQRGIKLALSRTLTSLEKTAEGIAATLSDGSTITVDQVLVATGRRPNTKGLGLEKAGITVDEVGAIPVDGYSQTLVPSIYAVGDVTNRANLTPIAIREGHAFADTVFGDKPTIVDHDLIPTAVFSTPEIGVIGCGEDAARAIYGDVDVYKTAFRPMKATLSGGKDRVFMKLIVDKATDKVVGVHIMGHDSGEMIQLAGIAVTMGATKADFDRTVAVHPTAAEELVTMRTPVVVKKPVAVG, via the coding sequence ATGTCCTCATTCGACGTTGACCTGTTCGTGATCGGAGGAGGATCCGGCGGCGTGCGCGCGGCGCGGATCGCCGCGGGTTACGGGGCGAAGGTCATGCTGGCGGAGGAATACCGGGTCGGCGGAACCTGCGTGATCCGGGGCTGCGTGCCGAAGAAGCTGATGGTCTATGCCAGCCGCTTCGCCGACGATTTCCACGATGCGGAGGGCTTCGGCTGGAGCGTCGGGGAGACGCGCTTCGACTGGGCGACCCTGATCCGCAACAAGGACAGGGAGATCGACCGGCTCGAGGGGATCTATCGCGCCAATCTGGAACGGGCCGGTGTCGAGGTCGTGGACAGCCGCGCCGTGATCGAGGACGCGCATACGGTCCATCTGCTCAAGACCGGCGAACGCGTCCGCGCGCGCACCATCCTGGTCGCCGTCGGGGCCCATCCGACTCTGGAACCGGTCATTCCCGGGGGCGAGCTCGGCATCACGTCCAACGAGGTCTTCGATCTGGAAAGCATGCCGAAGCGCATCCTGGTGGTCGGCGGCGGCTATATCGCGGTCGAGTTCGCCGGGGTCTTTGCAGGTCTCGGCAGCGAGGTCACGCTCCTGCACCGGGGCGACAAGCTCCTGCGCGGCTTCGACGAGGACGTCCGCGATGCGCTCGGGGAGGCCTATGCCCAGCGCGGGATCAAGCTGGCCCTGAGCAGGACCCTCACGAGCCTCGAGAAGACGGCGGAGGGCATCGCCGCGACCCTATCCGACGGTTCGACGATCACGGTCGATCAGGTCCTCGTCGCCACGGGCCGGCGTCCGAACACGAAGGGGCTCGGGCTTGAGAAGGCCGGCATCACCGTCGACGAGGTCGGGGCCATCCCCGTCGACGGCTATTCCCAAACCCTCGTCCCCTCGATCTATGCGGTGGGCGACGTGACCAACCGGGCGAACCTCACCCCCATCGCCATCCGGGAGGGCCATGCCTTCGCCGACACGGTGTTCGGCGACAAGCCCACCATCGTCGACCACGACCTGATCCCCACGGCCGTCTTCTCGACACCGGAGATCGGCGTGATCGGCTGCGGCGAGGACGCAGCCCGGGCCATCTACGGCGATGTGGATGTCTACAAGACCGCCTTCCGACCCATGAAGGCCACGCTTTCGGGCGGCAAGGACCGGGTCTTCATGAAGCTCATCGTCGACAAGGCGACCGACAAGGTGGTGGGCGTCCACATCATGGGCCATGACTCGGGCGAGATGATCCAGCTCGCCGGCATCGCCGTGACCATGGGGGCCACCAAGGCCGATTTCGACCGCACCGTGGCGGTTCACCCAACGGCAGCCGAGGAGCTGGTCACCATGCGCACGCCGGTGGTGGTGAAGAAGCCGGTTGCTGTCGGCTGA